In Candidatus Deferrimicrobium sp., the following proteins share a genomic window:
- a CDS encoding AAA family ATPase has protein sequence MSRISCLIIETDQEAIRQIDILSKRIGAIEVRWKAHSVQTGIDIIRKHLPEMVIVGLGQTPDRMIESISMMARDFPFLYLVALSDRTDSELILRTIRAGAHDFLCKPVKEIDLRAAAEKAFKLKATRKESVGHGGKILSVFSNKGGNGTTTIAVNLADALARLTGKKVAVVDLVLSHGDVTMFFNVNPSYSILDLAKNAEKADYDFLHTLLIRHASGVYILADPPMIEDAEQISPTQVRDVLSTLRSMFDYIIIDTPHQFDERTLTALEMSDIVLLVSLLNLPSLKNTQKCLELFGRIGLRDERVRLLLSRYLPNDEIPKESIEGIMNTPVFFSVPNDYPTVISSINRGKLLSEVAPDKEVTKSFYWMAELLEGTGVKQAVPEKKKGILDSLFRRRGV, from the coding sequence ATGAGTCGCATCAGTTGCCTGATCATCGAGACGGACCAGGAGGCGATCCGGCAGATCGACATCTTGAGCAAACGGATCGGCGCCATCGAGGTTCGGTGGAAGGCGCACTCCGTCCAGACCGGCATCGACATCATCCGGAAGCACCTTCCCGAAATGGTGATCGTCGGCTTGGGCCAGACTCCCGATCGCATGATCGAGTCGATCTCCATGATGGCGAGGGATTTCCCGTTCCTGTATCTCGTCGCCCTTTCCGACCGGACCGACTCCGAACTCATTCTTCGTACCATTCGCGCCGGTGCGCACGACTTCCTGTGCAAGCCGGTCAAGGAGATCGACCTCCGCGCGGCCGCGGAGAAGGCGTTTAAGCTCAAGGCGACACGGAAGGAATCGGTAGGGCACGGGGGGAAGATCCTCTCCGTCTTCAGCAACAAGGGGGGGAACGGGACCACGACGATCGCCGTGAACCTCGCGGACGCCCTGGCCCGGCTTACCGGGAAAAAGGTCGCCGTGGTCGACCTCGTGCTCTCCCACGGCGACGTCACGATGTTTTTCAACGTGAACCCGTCCTATTCCATCCTGGACCTGGCGAAGAACGCGGAGAAGGCCGACTACGACTTCCTGCACACGCTCCTCATCCGGCACGCCAGCGGCGTCTATATTCTGGCAGACCCGCCCATGATCGAGGATGCGGAGCAGATCTCGCCGACCCAGGTGCGGGATGTACTCTCCACGCTACGGTCGATGTTCGACTACATTATTATCGACACGCCGCACCAGTTCGACGAACGCACGCTGACTGCACTCGAGATGTCCGACATCGTCCTGCTCGTGTCCCTTTTGAACCTCCCTTCCCTGAAGAATACCCAGAAGTGCCTGGAGCTCTTCGGGCGGATCGGGCTGCGCGACGAGCGGGTGCGGCTTCTCCTGAGCCGCTACCTTCCGAACGACGAGATCCCGAAGGAGAGCATCGAGGGGATCATGAACACTCCGGTCTTCTTTTCCGTTCCTAACGACTACCCGACCGTGATCTCCTCCATCAACCGCGGCAAGCTCCTCTCGGAAGTCGCCCCGGACAAGGAGGTCACGAAAAGCTTTTACTGGATGGCGGAACTGCTGGAAGGGACCGGGGTGAAACAGGCGGTTCCCGAGAAGAAGAAAGGCATCCTGGACAGCCTATTCCGGCGGAGAGGCGTGTGA
- a CDS encoding CpaF family protein, with amino-acid sequence MTINEWVASKKNGAVVATAFGDLAQRRGAAAAEMNAYQELKSSIHRKLIDRLDLSSVAEISPEQLSGIIKTVVEGLITAEGIPLTRMERERLVLEIQHETLGLGPLEPLLQDPDISDIMVNGAGKVYVEKHGKLHKTEVTFKDDDHLMTIIERIVSKVGRRVDESTPLVDARLPDGSRVNVIIPPLALDGPALSIRRFGIDPLRMENLVANRSLTEEMAKVLDAMVRARLNILVSGGTGAGKTTLLNILSSSVPNDERIVTIEDSAELILQQEHVVRLETRPPNIEGKGTVTQRDLVRNALRMRPDRIILGEVRGGEALDMLQAMNTGHDGSISTVHANSPRDALSRLETMVLMAGFELPAKAIREQVSAALNVIIQVARLSDGARKIVKVSEVTGMEGEVVVMQDIFVFEKQGLDPEGKVVGQFRASGVRPKFLDMIQTAGIHLPSEIFATRKS; translated from the coding sequence ATGACGATCAACGAATGGGTGGCTTCGAAAAAGAACGGCGCTGTTGTCGCAACGGCGTTCGGAGACCTTGCGCAACGCCGCGGCGCCGCCGCGGCGGAGATGAACGCCTACCAGGAGCTCAAAAGCAGCATCCACCGCAAGCTCATCGACCGCCTGGACCTCTCCTCCGTCGCCGAGATCTCCCCGGAGCAACTCTCGGGGATCATCAAGACCGTTGTGGAGGGCCTCATCACCGCCGAGGGAATTCCGCTCACCCGGATGGAGCGGGAGCGGCTGGTCCTCGAGATTCAGCACGAGACCCTTGGACTAGGACCCCTGGAGCCGCTGCTCCAGGATCCGGATATCTCCGACATCATGGTCAACGGGGCGGGGAAGGTTTACGTCGAGAAGCACGGGAAGCTGCACAAGACCGAGGTCACCTTCAAGGACGACGACCACCTGATGACGATCATCGAACGGATCGTCTCCAAGGTGGGGCGGCGGGTCGACGAGTCCACGCCCCTTGTCGACGCCCGGCTGCCGGACGGCTCCCGCGTCAACGTCATCATCCCCCCGCTCGCCCTGGACGGGCCGGCGCTCTCCATCCGGCGCTTCGGCATCGACCCGCTGAGGATGGAGAACCTGGTTGCCAACCGGTCGCTGACGGAGGAGATGGCGAAGGTTCTCGACGCGATGGTGCGGGCGCGGCTCAACATCCTGGTGTCGGGCGGCACGGGCGCCGGCAAGACCACCTTGCTCAACATCCTGTCCTCCTCCGTCCCCAACGACGAACGGATCGTGACGATCGAGGATTCCGCCGAACTCATCCTGCAGCAGGAGCACGTCGTGCGTCTCGAAACCCGCCCCCCCAATATCGAGGGAAAAGGGACCGTAACCCAGCGGGACCTGGTGCGCAACGCCCTCCGGATGCGTCCCGACCGGATCATCCTGGGTGAGGTGCGCGGGGGTGAGGCGCTGGACATGCTCCAGGCGATGAACACCGGCCACGACGGATCGATCTCGACCGTCCACGCCAATTCGCCGCGGGACGCCCTTTCCCGCCTCGAAACCATGGTCCTGATGGCGGGATTCGAACTTCCCGCCAAGGCGATCCGAGAGCAGGTCAGCGCCGCGCTGAACGTCATCATCCAGGTGGCGCGCCTGAGCGACGGCGCCCGGAAGATCGTTAAGGTCTCCGAGGTGACCGGCATGGAGGGGGAGGTGGTGGTGATGCAGGACATCTTCGTCTTCGAAAAGCAGGGTCTTGATCCCGAGGGGAAGGTGGTCGGCCAGTTCCGGGCAAGCGGGGTCCGTCCGAAGTTCCTCGACATGATCCAAACGGCGGGGATCCACCTTCCCTCCGAGATCTTCGCGACCCGGAAATCGTGA
- a CDS encoding type II secretion system F family protein, protein MIWIPIVVFMLVLLAVAGGYFLLWSGKSENVEVKKRISLLELRNLQDADVPDLLKKELLSEVPLLNQILSRVNIATRIDRRLRQADMEMKVGTFLLLSLSLFFVGIVAGWILHWPTILSIVVGIALLTIPHLIVNIKRRRRLKQFMNHFPEALEMFARSLRAGHSFTGAIQLVAQEMPDPIGPEFSKVFEEQNLGIPLRQALIGMTDRVDILDVKFFVTAILIQRETGGNLAEIIDKIAYVIRERFRIQGQLKIFTAQARLSGVILSLLPIGVAVLVGILNPEYLKPLWFEKVGRVMIAIGATLQILGMLAIRKIIRIKI, encoded by the coding sequence ATGATCTGGATTCCCATTGTCGTCTTCATGCTGGTTCTCCTTGCGGTTGCCGGGGGGTACTTCCTTCTGTGGTCCGGGAAAAGCGAAAATGTTGAGGTAAAGAAAAGGATCTCGCTGCTTGAACTCCGCAACTTGCAGGATGCGGATGTTCCGGATCTCCTGAAGAAAGAGTTGCTGAGCGAGGTTCCGCTGCTCAACCAGATTCTGTCGAGGGTGAATATTGCCACCAGGATCGACCGACGGTTGCGGCAGGCGGACATGGAAATGAAGGTCGGTACATTCCTCCTCCTCTCCCTAAGCCTCTTTTTCGTGGGCATCGTCGCCGGCTGGATCCTGCACTGGCCAACCATCCTGTCGATCGTTGTCGGCATCGCGCTGCTCACTATTCCCCACCTCATCGTCAATATCAAGCGGCGACGCCGATTGAAACAGTTCATGAATCACTTCCCGGAAGCGCTCGAGATGTTTGCCCGCTCCCTGCGGGCCGGCCACTCGTTCACCGGCGCCATCCAGCTCGTCGCCCAGGAGATGCCTGATCCGATCGGCCCCGAGTTCTCGAAGGTGTTCGAAGAGCAGAACCTGGGGATACCTCTTCGGCAGGCTCTCATCGGGATGACGGACCGGGTTGACATCCTCGACGTCAAGTTCTTCGTCACGGCGATCCTGATCCAGAGAGAAACGGGAGGTAATCTCGCGGAGATCATCGACAAGATCGCCTATGTGATTCGGGAACGATTTCGCATTCAGGGCCAACTCAAGATCTTCACCGCCCAGGCGCGTTTGAGCGGAGTCATCCTTTCGCTTCTACCGATCGGAGTAGCCGTCCTCGTTGGGATCCTGAACCCGGAGTACCTGAAACCGCTTTGGTTCGAGAAGGTCGGAAGGGTCATGATCGCGATCGGTGCGACCTTGCAGATCCTAGGGATGCTGGCCATCCGCAAGATCATCCGGATCAAGATCTGA
- a CDS encoding type II secretion system F family protein: MVFLIPLCIFLATVLIGFALYWWLETRSESLTQRLQEEVGKESDTRAEGWLDTAWNRFGALQGRFSVKPSQENELLERLSGKELTGARHLLHQAGYRGTGAYHMYLVVRSALPAALVVLVILYAKGIGLTNQSTFLLVLVCGIVGFLLPDFVLRRKIRKRQEEITDALPDGLDLLVVCVEAGLGLNAAFIKITEEFKISSPALSEEFDIVNREMVAGKPRQEALRALTERTGVEDIKSLVAMLIQTEKLGTSLAQSLRVHSDSLRMRRRQKAEEAAAKTTIKLVFPLVFLMFPALFIVILGPGVLQIINVLFPIAK, encoded by the coding sequence ATGGTATTCCTTATCCCACTTTGCATCTTTCTGGCGACGGTCCTCATAGGGTTCGCGCTGTACTGGTGGCTCGAAACACGAAGTGAATCGCTTACTCAACGGTTGCAGGAAGAGGTGGGCAAGGAGTCGGATACACGCGCGGAAGGGTGGCTGGACACGGCATGGAATCGGTTCGGCGCGCTTCAAGGACGTTTTTCCGTCAAACCAAGCCAGGAAAACGAACTTCTGGAAAGGTTGTCCGGAAAGGAACTAACCGGCGCACGCCATCTGCTGCACCAGGCGGGGTACCGGGGGACCGGAGCGTACCACATGTACCTTGTGGTCCGCTCGGCATTGCCGGCCGCATTGGTGGTCCTGGTGATCCTCTACGCCAAAGGGATCGGATTGACGAATCAGTCGACCTTCCTGCTGGTTCTCGTGTGCGGGATCGTCGGGTTTCTCCTGCCGGATTTCGTTCTCCGGCGGAAAATCCGCAAGCGTCAGGAAGAGATCACGGATGCACTGCCCGACGGGCTCGACCTCCTGGTTGTCTGCGTCGAGGCCGGGTTGGGACTGAACGCCGCCTTCATAAAGATTACGGAGGAATTCAAGATTTCCAGTCCTGCATTGAGCGAAGAGTTCGACATCGTCAACCGGGAGATGGTCGCCGGTAAACCCAGGCAGGAAGCGCTCAGGGCGCTTACGGAAAGAACCGGGGTGGAGGACATCAAGTCCCTCGTTGCGATGCTGATCCAGACGGAGAAACTGGGGACGAGTCTCGCGCAGTCGCTACGGGTCCATTCCGATTCCCTGCGGATGCGCCGTCGACAGAAAGCTGAAGAGGCCGCGGCGAAAACTACCATAAAGCTCGTTTTCCCGCTGGTTTTCCTGATGTTCCCGGCGTTGTTCATCGTAATTCTCGGCCCGGGCGTCCTCCAAATAATCAATGTCCTTTTTCCCATCGCCAAATGA
- a CDS encoding DUF192 domain-containing protein codes for MPAVWNKTRNSMVGTGIRVADTFFSRLRGLLFTKSLGPGEGLWISPCTSIHSFAMRFVFDALFLGPGMKVVGRYERFRRNRISRVYWNARGVLELPAGTIERTGTEVGDEIQFET; via the coding sequence ATGCCGGCAGTTTGGAACAAGACCCGGAATTCCATGGTGGGGACCGGAATCCGGGTTGCCGACACGTTTTTCTCCCGCCTGAGAGGATTGCTGTTCACGAAGAGCCTCGGACCCGGGGAAGGGCTCTGGATCTCCCCATGCACCAGCATCCACTCATTCGCGATGCGCTTTGTGTTCGACGCGCTCTTTCTCGGTCCGGGCATGAAGGTGGTGGGACGGTACGAACGGTTCCGCAGGAACCGCATATCCAGGGTCTACTGGAACGCCCGGGGGGTCCTCGAGCTGCCGGCGGGCACCATCGAGAGAACGGGGACCGAGGTCGGGGATGAAATCCAATTCGAAACGTGA
- a CDS encoding dolichyl-phosphate beta-glucosyltransferase, with translation MRKTCIIIPCYNEAGRLNVDEFLDWAGRRPDLHFLFVDDGSTDGTGEILDRLSRTCTEQIRHITMEKNRGKAEAVRRGFLESFESCFDVIGYWDADLATPLETIPRFCELLEDGGVDGVLGSRVMLLGRHIRRNPFRHYLGRIYATCASLAIGLPVYDTQCGAKIFRNTERLRQVFRTPFRVAWTFDVEILARFLLLERIFGGSATRDRFVEYPLERWEDIPGSKLKGRDFFRSAWEILKIGYWLRAPWAGRWFLESIQEE, from the coding sequence ATGCGGAAAACGTGCATAATCATCCCCTGCTATAACGAAGCAGGTCGCCTCAATGTCGACGAGTTTCTCGATTGGGCCGGCCGGAGACCCGATTTGCACTTTCTCTTCGTGGACGACGGCAGCACGGACGGCACAGGGGAAATCCTGGATCGACTGAGCCGTACATGCACGGAGCAGATTCGGCATATCACCATGGAGAAGAATCGTGGCAAGGCGGAGGCAGTAAGGCGCGGGTTCCTGGAATCGTTCGAATCCTGTTTCGACGTCATTGGTTATTGGGATGCGGATCTTGCAACTCCGCTGGAAACAATCCCGAGGTTTTGTGAATTGCTCGAGGATGGGGGCGTCGACGGAGTGCTCGGATCACGTGTCATGTTGCTCGGGCGCCACATTAGGAGGAATCCTTTTCGTCATTACCTCGGAAGAATATATGCCACCTGCGCAAGCCTGGCGATCGGGCTTCCTGTCTACGATACCCAGTGCGGGGCGAAGATCTTTCGGAACACCGAGAGACTGCGACAGGTGTTCCGCACGCCCTTTCGGGTGGCATGGACCTTCGACGTCGAGATCCTTGCCCGGTTCCTACTCCTGGAGAGAATCTTTGGTGGATCGGCAACACGGGACCGGTTCGTCGAGTATCCTCTCGAGCGATGGGAAGACATTCCGGGGTCGAAGCTCAAGGGAAGGGACTTTTTCCGTAGTGCCTGGGAAATCCTGAAAATCGGGTATTGGTTGCGTGCGCCATGGGCCGGGCGATGGTTCCTGGAGTCCATTCAGGAAGAGTGA
- a CDS encoding isoprenylcysteine carboxylmethyltransferase family protein, with the protein MDRYWTPPGDPGQSKRILIELLSVLSRVLPAGYFAIVCIGFWKNFVETGKWTSLLWMVSEGLVILLLVSRRESCRLSRHPWDWIVALGGSFTVLLVRPATTAIAPEFICVALQLAGTVFEIYAKVILGRSFGIVAADRGIVVMGPYRIVRHPIYLGYFVAHIGFLLANWSLRNIALYIVIYFFQISRILAEERILREDESYRSYCRSVRYRLIPYVF; encoded by the coding sequence GTGGACAGGTACTGGACACCTCCGGGGGATCCGGGACAGTCGAAGAGGATTCTGATCGAACTGCTCTCGGTCTTGTCAAGGGTCCTCCCCGCCGGCTACTTCGCGATCGTCTGTATCGGCTTCTGGAAGAACTTCGTCGAAACCGGGAAGTGGACCTCCCTGCTGTGGATGGTTTCGGAGGGATTGGTCATCCTCCTGCTGGTGTCCCGCCGGGAGTCATGCCGTCTCTCCAGGCACCCGTGGGACTGGATCGTTGCCCTGGGGGGTTCCTTCACCGTCCTGCTCGTACGTCCTGCGACGACGGCAATCGCCCCGGAGTTCATCTGCGTCGCGCTCCAGCTCGCAGGAACCGTGTTCGAGATCTACGCGAAGGTCATTCTCGGGAGAAGCTTCGGAATCGTGGCCGCCGACCGGGGGATCGTAGTAATGGGGCCTTACCGCATCGTCCGTCACCCCATATACCTCGGGTATTTTGTCGCCCACATCGGATTCCTGCTGGCCAACTGGAGTCTTCGCAACATCGCACTCTACATCGTCATTTATTTTTTTCAGATTTCAAGGATCCTGGCAGAAGAGCGGATTCTGAGAGAGGACGAGTCATACCGTTCCTATTGTCGAAGCGTCCGCTATCGTTTAATCCCTTACGTTTTCTGA
- a CDS encoding biotin--[acetyl-CoA-carboxylase] ligase: MTRRGAEMGEEIAGNAIEGARGSRARLTERPDRIDREELRGVLRSGFPWGDIVILAVTGSTNRVAMEMAENGAKHGTVVVADAQTAGRGRMGRRWVSPAGKNLYVSLLLRPPVPTADAPRFALVAGIALADAVEAVGVPASLKWPNDLYCGGRKAAGILAEMASDPDGVRHVVIGVGLNVNMAEIDFPPDLRDTATSLRIRTGRVHRRVDVLARLLDAFGSRYAEFIGGGFASLHEGWDRRDFLRGRRILLRRQGGEGWGTADGLDAVGALRFLPDGGPAIESVHSGEILDFRR; the protein is encoded by the coding sequence ATGACACGCCGCGGAGCCGAGATGGGGGAGGAGATCGCCGGGAATGCGATCGAGGGGGCGCGAGGCTCAAGGGCTCGGCTGACGGAGCGCCCCGACCGGATCGACAGGGAGGAACTCCGGGGCGTGCTCCGGTCCGGTTTTCCATGGGGCGACATCGTGATTCTCGCGGTGACCGGCAGCACGAACCGCGTCGCGATGGAGATGGCGGAAAACGGAGCAAAGCACGGGACCGTCGTCGTCGCCGACGCGCAGACCGCGGGCCGTGGAAGAATGGGTCGCCGGTGGGTGTCTCCCGCGGGAAAGAATTTGTACGTTTCCCTGCTGCTCCGCCCTCCCGTTCCGACTGCCGACGCGCCGCGGTTTGCCCTGGTGGCCGGCATCGCACTCGCCGACGCGGTCGAGGCGGTGGGCGTTCCCGCGTCCCTCAAGTGGCCGAACGACTTGTATTGCGGAGGACGGAAGGCGGCGGGGATCCTCGCGGAGATGGCCTCCGATCCGGACGGTGTGCGCCACGTCGTGATCGGCGTGGGGCTCAACGTGAACATGGCAGAGATTGATTTCCCGCCGGATCTTCGCGACACGGCAACGTCCCTCCGGATCCGCACGGGGAGGGTGCACCGCCGCGTCGATGTACTCGCCCGGCTGCTCGACGCGTTCGGTTCGCGTTACGCGGAATTTATCGGGGGAGGGTTCGCCTCGCTCCATGAAGGATGGGACCGCCGGGACTTCCTCCGGGGGCGGCGCATCCTCCTTCGGCGGCAGGGCGGGGAGGGGTGGGGGACCGCGGACGGACTCGACGCGGTCGGGGCGCTCCGTTTCCTTCCCGACGGCGGCCCGGCGATCGAGTCGGTGCACAGTGGTGAGATCCTGGATTTCCGGCGATGA
- a CDS encoding type III pantothenate kinase, with protein sequence MLLVIDVGNTNTVLGVFEGETLLHHWRVWTDREKTSDEYGILLRNLYDASDFSSREIKAIIISSVVPPLTPTIVELCERYFGLTPMIVGPGIKTGISIKMDNPKEVGADRIVNAVAVFVKHHRPAIVVDFGTATTFDFVSEKGDYMGGVIAPGVNISAEALFRQASKLPRIEIAKPATVIGKNTVAAMQSGLFYGYVAMVEGIIDRIRKEARVDPLVIATGGLARTIAAETSKIHVIDENLTLEGLRIIYERNIS encoded by the coding sequence ATGCTCCTGGTGATCGACGTGGGAAACACGAACACCGTCCTCGGGGTCTTCGAGGGGGAGACGCTTCTCCACCACTGGCGGGTGTGGACCGACCGGGAGAAGACAAGCGACGAGTACGGCATCCTTCTGAGGAACCTCTACGATGCGAGCGATTTCTCCTCCCGGGAGATCAAGGCGATCATCATCTCCTCCGTGGTCCCGCCGCTCACCCCGACGATCGTGGAGCTGTGCGAGCGGTACTTCGGGTTGACGCCGATGATCGTGGGCCCCGGGATCAAGACGGGGATCTCCATCAAGATGGACAACCCCAAGGAGGTCGGGGCGGACCGGATCGTCAACGCCGTGGCGGTGTTCGTGAAGCATCATCGGCCCGCCATCGTCGTCGATTTCGGAACGGCCACCACCTTCGACTTCGTGTCGGAGAAGGGGGATTACATGGGCGGCGTAATCGCCCCCGGGGTGAACATCTCCGCCGAGGCTCTCTTCCGGCAGGCCTCGAAGCTTCCCCGGATCGAGATCGCCAAGCCCGCCACGGTCATCGGGAAGAACACGGTGGCGGCGATGCAGTCGGGGCTCTTCTACGGATATGTCGCGATGGTCGAAGGGATCATCGACCGGATCCGGAAGGAGGCCCGCGTCGATCCCCTGGTGATCGCCACCGGTGGGCTCGCCCGGACGATCGCCGCCGAGACATCAAAAATCCACGTAATTGATGAGAATTTGACTCTCGAGGGGCTGCGTATTATATACGAGAGGAACATTTCCTGA